In a single window of the Nocardiopsis composta genome:
- a CDS encoding MFS transporter → MDPTSTDTGPKAEKTVSLPALMAVVAPAMLLMVIASDMANLVLPLMGEEFGASEARLAWVVTGFLLVFAIGIPIYGRVSDRVGMRRLFCAALLVYALGSLVSALAPSLLVLVLGRIVMGAGAAAIPVLSVVAVTRLLPADKRGVGIGFISAAGGAGMAIGPSVGGGLGGLLGWPALFWMTLAGALLLIPGGIAVAVLSPPAGRAAARMGARGPILAGLTVVGASTLLLSAAAGGSPVLASLGVLGVGAGFAFVITAVTDAAAGALPGDRVGAGTGVFQGAQFLGAGTGPALAGALIAARRADGADSLNPLHGADAPAFSDAFLAMAAVIALTAVVAGIGLRRTAPSPTETGSPAAAHQGR, encoded by the coding sequence ATGGATCCGACATCCACTGACACCGGCCCCAAGGCCGAGAAGACCGTTTCGCTGCCCGCGCTCATGGCGGTGGTGGCACCGGCCATGCTGCTGATGGTCATCGCCAGCGACATGGCCAACCTCGTCCTTCCGCTGATGGGCGAGGAGTTCGGCGCCTCCGAGGCCCGCCTGGCCTGGGTGGTCACCGGTTTCCTGCTGGTCTTCGCGATCGGCATCCCGATCTACGGCCGGGTGTCCGACCGCGTCGGCATGCGGCGGCTGTTCTGCGCGGCGCTGCTGGTCTACGCGCTCGGCAGCCTGGTCTCCGCGCTCGCCCCCTCCCTCCTGGTGCTGGTGCTGGGGCGGATCGTGATGGGGGCGGGCGCCGCCGCGATCCCGGTGCTGTCCGTCGTCGCCGTCACCCGGCTGCTCCCGGCGGACAAGCGCGGGGTCGGCATCGGCTTCATCTCCGCCGCCGGCGGCGCGGGCATGGCCATCGGCCCCTCGGTCGGCGGCGGCCTCGGCGGGCTGCTGGGCTGGCCCGCGCTGTTCTGGATGACGCTGGCCGGCGCGCTGCTGCTGATCCCCGGCGGCATCGCGGTGGCGGTGCTGTCGCCGCCGGCCGGACGGGCCGCGGCGCGTATGGGGGCGCGCGGGCCGATCCTCGCGGGGCTGACGGTGGTCGGGGCGTCGACGCTGCTGCTGTCGGCCGCCGCGGGAGGCTCCCCGGTCCTCGCGTCCCTCGGCGTGCTGGGGGTCGGCGCGGGCTTCGCGTTCGTGATCACCGCGGTCACCGACGCGGCGGCCGGTGCCCTGCCGGGCGACCGGGTCGGCGCCGGGACGGGCGTCTTCCAGGGCGCGCAGTTCCTCGGCGCGGGCACCGGCCCGGCCCTGGCCGGCGCCCTGATCGCGGCCCGCCGGGCGGACGGCGCCGACTCCCTCAACCCGCTGCACGGCGCGGACGCACCGGCGTTCTCCGATGCCTTCCTCGCGATGGCCGCGGTCATCGCCCTCACCGCCGTCGTGGCCGGCATCGGCCTGAGGCGCACCGCTCCGAGCCCGACGGAGACGGGGAGCCCGGCCGCGGCTCACCAAGGGCGGTAG
- a CDS encoding RrF2 family transcriptional regulator: MSVSSRCAVAVHALAYLARWDDDGPVSSAQVAESLESNPVLVRRILGQLRDAGLTDSTEGRGGGWRLARPADAITLNDAYGAVEEGPTIPAHPHPPSRSCVIGRHAQSLLEAEFCEAEQAMRARLDRTSIADMLDRIMERERARTGSGRP, from the coding sequence TTGAGCGTCAGCAGCCGGTGCGCGGTCGCCGTGCACGCACTCGCCTACCTGGCACGCTGGGACGACGACGGACCGGTGTCGTCCGCACAGGTCGCCGAGAGCCTGGAGAGCAACCCGGTGCTGGTCCGGCGCATCCTCGGACAACTCCGCGACGCCGGTCTGACCGACTCGACCGAGGGCCGCGGCGGCGGCTGGCGGCTGGCCCGCCCCGCGGACGCGATCACCCTCAACGACGCGTACGGCGCGGTCGAGGAGGGGCCGACCATCCCCGCACATCCGCACCCGCCCAGCCGGAGCTGCGTCATCGGCCGGCACGCCCAGTCGCTGCTCGAAGCGGAGTTCTGCGAGGCGGAACAGGCGATGCGGGCACGGCTGGACCGGACCAGCATCGCCGACATGCTGGACCGCATCATGGAACGCGAACGAGCCCGAACGGGGTCCGGCCGGCCCTGA
- a CDS encoding Uma2 family endonuclease encodes MRAQPVPDWLLPPPQGFRADDLDGLPGLPPHTELIDGSLILAAPQSILHSLVIDLLVSGLRAGAAEGHRVRREISVVLDERQRPEPDAIVVRDVPGVEASRTAYPAEAVVLAVEVVSPESERRDRERKPQLYAKARIEHFWRVELKEGKPVVYVYELDEATEAYGLTGIHHDRLKVGVPFPIDIDLTAADDM; translated from the coding sequence ATGCGCGCTCAGCCCGTTCCTGATTGGCTGCTTCCGCCGCCCCAGGGGTTCCGGGCGGATGATCTCGACGGACTCCCCGGGCTTCCTCCGCACACCGAGCTCATCGACGGGAGCCTCATCCTCGCGGCCCCGCAGAGCATCCTGCACTCGCTGGTGATCGACCTCCTGGTGTCCGGCCTCCGGGCAGGGGCCGCCGAAGGCCATCGGGTCCGGCGGGAGATCTCGGTGGTGCTCGATGAGCGGCAGCGGCCCGAGCCGGACGCGATCGTGGTCCGGGACGTCCCCGGCGTCGAGGCGAGCAGGACGGCCTACCCGGCCGAGGCCGTGGTGCTGGCGGTCGAGGTCGTCTCGCCGGAGTCGGAGCGCCGCGACCGGGAGCGCAAGCCGCAGCTCTACGCGAAGGCCAGGATCGAGCACTTCTGGCGGGTGGAGCTGAAAGAGGGGAAGCCCGTCGTCTACGTCTACGAACTGGACGAGGCCACGGAGGCGTACGGGCTCACCGGTATCCACCACGACCGGCTGAAGGTCGGCGTCCCCTTCCCGATCGACATCGACCTGACCGCCGCGGACGACATGTGA
- a CDS encoding helix-turn-helix domain-containing protein — translation MDERPGEGSGSAGSGAEEGQIDRRSELSEFLRTRRARLKPEDVGLPDYGRFRRVPGLRREELAQLAGVSAAYYTRLEQGNGRNVSVDVLDSIARALRLTEAERAHLTHLAKPKRHKKKPEARTQRVRGALRQLLDTMEGVPAYVAGRRSDILAWNRMAAALFGDWGELPAQERNWARLVFLRPDYRELFVDWDSKAADIVSHLRMDAGCYPDDPKLSALVGELSVKSEEFRLLWAAHNVREKGHGTKRFHHPVVGDLTLAFETFHLPDDSAQYLITYHAEPGSPSAEALRLLASWGADALREEPEAVRRSAERSD, via the coding sequence ATGGACGAACGACCAGGTGAGGGGAGCGGTTCTGCCGGCTCCGGTGCGGAGGAGGGGCAGATCGACCGCCGGTCCGAGCTCAGCGAGTTCCTGCGCACCCGCAGAGCGCGGCTGAAGCCGGAGGACGTCGGGCTGCCCGACTACGGCCGGTTCCGGAGGGTGCCGGGGCTGCGCCGGGAGGAGCTGGCGCAGCTGGCCGGGGTGTCCGCGGCCTACTACACCCGCCTGGAGCAGGGGAACGGGCGCAACGTCTCGGTGGACGTACTGGACTCGATCGCCAGGGCGCTGCGGCTGACCGAGGCCGAGCGCGCGCACCTCACCCATCTGGCCAAGCCGAAGCGGCACAAGAAGAAGCCGGAGGCGCGGACGCAGCGGGTGCGGGGCGCGCTGCGGCAGCTGCTGGACACGATGGAGGGGGTCCCGGCCTACGTGGCGGGGCGCCGCTCGGACATCCTCGCCTGGAACAGGATGGCCGCGGCGCTGTTCGGCGACTGGGGCGAGCTGCCGGCCCAGGAGCGGAACTGGGCGCGGCTGGTCTTCCTCCGGCCGGACTACCGGGAGCTGTTCGTCGACTGGGATTCGAAGGCGGCCGACATCGTCAGCCACCTGCGGATGGACGCCGGCTGCTACCCGGACGACCCTAAGCTGTCCGCCCTGGTGGGGGAGCTGTCGGTGAAGAGCGAGGAGTTCCGCCTGCTGTGGGCCGCGCACAACGTGCGGGAGAAGGGGCACGGCACCAAGCGCTTCCACCACCCGGTGGTCGGCGACCTGACGCTCGCCTTCGAGACCTTCCACCTCCCGGACGACTCGGCCCAGTACCTGATCACCTACCACGCGGAACCGGGGTCCCCGTCGGCGGAGGCGCTCCGCCTCCTCGCCAGCTGGGGCGCGGACGCGCTGCGCGAGGAGCCGGAGGCGGTACGGCGGTCCGCCGAGAGAAGCGATTGA
- a CDS encoding phosphotransferase family protein, translating to MEFSGGWDSKAVLVDGRWVERRPRRPSSAELLRREASLMPWLAPRLPLPVPVPEIIGADPLVVRHEFVPGEPLDESGEASASIGHRLGLFLRALHEAPADEAVRHGLQPAGEARREHGELIGRFRTEVVPLLPADRRPTASAFLETASDPPFDTVVHGDLGPEHVLADGGAPTGVIDFGDAHAGDRAIDLAWALNGTAPPFARAVAAAYGPSDGDRARALVWHRLGPWHEVLHGIDTGTPAYVRSGLDGVLDRLADGHPAA from the coding sequence ATGGAGTTCTCCGGTGGCTGGGACAGCAAGGCCGTACTCGTCGACGGACGCTGGGTCGAGCGGCGCCCGCGGCGCCCCTCGTCAGCGGAGCTTCTCCGCCGGGAGGCGAGCCTGATGCCGTGGCTCGCTCCCCGTCTCCCGCTGCCGGTGCCCGTTCCGGAGATCATCGGCGCCGACCCGCTGGTCGTGCGGCATGAGTTCGTTCCCGGCGAACCGCTCGACGAATCCGGGGAGGCTTCCGCGTCCATCGGTCACCGCCTCGGCCTCTTCCTCCGCGCCCTGCACGAAGCCCCCGCCGACGAGGCCGTCCGGCACGGCCTGCAGCCGGCCGGCGAGGCGCGGCGCGAGCACGGCGAGCTCATCGGCCGGTTCCGCACCGAGGTCGTCCCGCTGCTCCCGGCCGATCGCCGCCCCACCGCGTCGGCCTTCCTCGAAACCGCCTCCGACCCGCCGTTCGACACCGTCGTCCACGGCGACCTCGGGCCGGAGCACGTGCTCGCCGACGGCGGCGCGCCCACCGGCGTGATCGACTTCGGCGACGCGCACGCCGGTGACCGCGCCATCGACCTGGCCTGGGCGCTGAACGGGACCGCCCCGCCCTTCGCCCGCGCCGTCGCCGCGGCCTACGGGCCGTCCGACGGCGATCGCGCCCGTGCGCTCGTCTGGCACCGGCTCGGTCCCTGGCACGAGGTGCTGCACGGCATCGACACCGGGACGCCCGCATACGTCCGCAGCGGCCTGGACGGCGTCCTGGACCGGCTCGCCGACGGACACCCCGCCGCCTGA